The sequence GCTAAACTTGAGGGAATGATGCAACAAGTGATTGGGTCCACTGGAAAACTAACAGATAGAGTAGACTCACACGAATCAGCGATAAAGAATATTGAGATTCAATTAGGACAGATTTCTATGGCCCTAAATAATCGTCCCCACTGGATGTTACCTGCAGACACCCAAATTAATCCAAAAGAGCAGGGTCTGAAGCAGCTGATGGCAGTGAGTCTCCGAAATGGTAGATACTTAGATCTGGAGCAAGAAATTGCTTACAAAAGTAGACAGACTGAGACATTGGTGACAGTACCCATTGAGATAGATGATTCAACAGGGTTAAAAGGTGACGGCACAACATGCGCAAGAGAACACCAACAAAGAAGaagaggttatgaaagagactGAGGTTGCACTGGAACCAACAGTGGAAGCAGTACCTGAAcaagaaaaaaatcaaatcacAGGGAAGAAATAACCTCCAGCACCATTCCCACAGAGATTGGCCAAGTATCAGAAAGATGAGCAGTACAAGAAATTCTCAGAGATGTTGAAGCAAATTCAGGTAAACATTCCATTAATTGATGCTTTAAAGGaaatgcctggttatgcaaagatgatgaaggacttgatgtcctgCAAGTTTGACTTTCAAGACTTGACCACGGTTACACTGACTCAGACCTGCAGTGTTGTTGTGACGAGACCCATAGCTGAGAAGCTGTCTGACCCTAGgagtttcacaatcccttgcacaaTAGGCAACTATGCATTTGCTAAGGCACTGTGTGATCTGGGAGCAagcataaatcttatgcccctggctATCTACAAAAAGCTAGGCATTagaagagctagacccacgtcTATGTTACGACACATGGTTGACCGGACAGTAAAAAGGCCCTCTGGGATTCTAGATGATGTATTGGTACAGGTTGGGAAGTTTGTGTTCCCAGCAGATTTTGTCATCCTTGACTGTCGGATTGACAAGGAAATTctcataattttgggaagaccattcttTCCCACTAGGAGATCTttgattgattgtgaaactggagAGCTCAAATGAGGTTAAAtgatgaagagataacattcaacGTGCAGAAATCTATGCGGAGACCAAGTGAATTTGCTAATTGCTCTCTAATAGATGTCGTGGATGTAATTttggaggaagaagatgagacaTTGAACACTAAAGACCCTCTAGTAGCCTGTCTTATGAACTTGGATGAATCCAATGGAGAAGACTTGGTAGAGTGGGTACTTTCTCTTAAAGAACAAGGTTTTTGGAGAagggagctcgaatttgagcctttgcactTAGAGGAAAGAAAAATgcctccagctaagccatcaaTAAAAGAGCCACCAAAGTTGGAACTAAAACCACTGTCATCTCATCTCAGGTATGCATTCTTAGGACCTAActcaactttacctgttatttTCTCATCTAGTTTGCTAGATGTGCAGGCAGAACAGCTTTTGTAAGTACTAACTGAGTGCAAGACTGCAATTGGATGGACCATAGCAGACATTAAGGGGATCATCCTGGCCTTCTGCATGCATAAGATTTTACCGGAAGatggggcacaaaccttccagagaacatcaaagaagtcTAAACCCCAATATGAAAGaaatggtgaagaaagaagtgattaagtggttagatgcgggaatcatattccccatctctgacagcaactgggtTAGCCTAGTGCAGTGTGTACCCAAAAAGGGGAGGTATGATGGTAGTGAAAAATGAGAAGAACGAATTGATCTCTACACAAACAGTCACATGTTGGCGAATATGTATGAATTACAAGAAGTTGAACTTGGCTACAATGGaaggaccatttcccattgccattcattgatcagatgctagatagATTGGCAAGGAGGTCTCACCTTTgctttctggatgggtactcggggtataatcagatttctATTGCCCCGAAGGATAGAGAGAAAATGTCGTTCACCTGCCCTTATGGTATCTATGCCTTTCGGAGAATTCCGTTTAGCCTATGCAACGCAGTGCCATTTGGCCTATGCAACGtacccgccacattccaaaggtgcatgatggccatcttcacagatatggtagaggaaataatggaggttttcatggatgacttctcagtggtagGGAACTCATTCGATTATTGCCTTGTGAACttgaaaagagttttgaaaagGTGCATCGAGACTAATCTGGTACTCAAAttggaaaagtgccatttcatggtacatgaaggtatagtcttgggctCCTAGTGTCAAGTAAAGGTATTGAGGTGGATCGTGCAAAGGTTGATGTGATATAAAAGCTTCCACCACCCACTTCCGTGAAAGCAATCaaaagtttccttgggcacgccggtATCTATAAGAGATTTATAAgagatttttccaaaattgctaaccccttgtgtaaattgcttgaaaaagatcaTCCTTTTGTGTTTTTTGATGACTGCAGGGTAGCTTTTGAGGAATTAAAGAAGAGATTGGTAACATCACCTATCATAGTTGTCCCCAACTGAgagcaaccatttgagctgatgtgtgatgcGAGTGACCATGTTGTGGGAGCAGTTCTTGGGCAGcgaaaagataaaatcatacaTCCAATATACTACGCAAGTAGAATGTTGAGTAGAGCCCAGCTAAATTACACTGTGACCGAGAAGGAGATGCTGGCAGTAATGTTCACATTTGACAAATTCAGGTTATACCTGATAGACTCGAAGGTAATTGTTTACACTGACCATGCTGCTCTAAGGTACTTAATCGAGAAGAAGGAGTTAAAACCGCGCCTAATTCGATGGGTGCTACtgttgcaagaatttgatttggagatccgtgaCCGAAAGGGAACGGAGAACCAGGTAGCTGATCATTTGTCTAGGctggaaggagctgaaaagaagGTTGAGGTAGAAGAGATTCTGGAAACTTTCCTAGATGAACAACTACTAGCCACGAGTCTCGAGGAAGCGCCATAGTATGcagacattgcaaactacctggcgAGTGGTGTTATTCCTTATGACCTTTCCtctattcaaaagaaaaagttctttcgtgattgtcacatgtattattgggataaGACTTCTTTCGTGATTGtcacatgtattattgggataagacttatctgttcaggatttgtattgataacataATCCAGAGATGTATCCCCGAGATAGACTagtcttctattttgcaggcatgtcacACGTCACCATAAGGTGGGCACTTCAAGGGAGTGAGGACAGCTGCGAAAGTCTTGGAGTCGGGCTTCTACTAGCCAacattgttcaaagatgcacatTTATGGATAAAGGGCTAtgatgaatgccaacgaaccGGGAATATTTCCCGCagacatgagatgcccatgaacccaattcaggaggtagaagtgtttgatgtatggggcatcgatttcatagGGCCTTTCGTCATCTCATATGATAAAAAATACATACTCACCGCGGTAGACTAcatgtccaaatgggtggaagctgcaaCACTCCCTGCAAATGATGCAAAGGAGGTAATTGGTTTTTTGAGAAAGAACAAattcacccgatttggcactccaagggaaataatcagtgacggaggcacCCACTTTTGTAATCGAGACTTCGCAAAGTTGTTAGAGAAGTATGATGTACACCACAAGGTGGCCACTCCATATCATCCACAAACAAgcgggcaagtggaagtctcGAACAGAGAAATAAAGAGTGTGTTGACTAAGACTGTGAATGCTACTAGAATAGATCGGGCGAGAAAGTTAGATAATGCACTTTGGGCTTATCAAACAACTTTCAAAACTCTATCGGCATGTCtccatacaagttggtgtttgggaaagcatgtcaTTTATCTATGGAGTTGGAGCATAGAGCTTGGTGGGCGTTGAATGAGACATTGAAGCTATGGGAACAAGTAGAGTAACGGAGTtgcacgagcttgatgagttccggtatcacgcttttgagagcacaagattATACAAGGAGAAAATGAAGATGATACATGATAGAAATATTATTGAGCAGAGTTTTAAACTCGGAGATACGGTATTGCTATACtgaggttatttccgggcaaATTAAAATCACGATGGTCATGTCCTTTTTCGTGTGGTTGAAATTCACCCCACAGGTGTCGTAGAGATTGTTGCGGATAATGACTCTcgcacatttagagtcaatggacACAGATTAAAACATTATGTGGGCATGGATGAAATGAAGGTATTGTCAGTGATTCATTTGATTGAGCCTCCGATGTTGAGCGCACCTTAAATGCGTTTACCTGCGTTGTGTCGCGACGTAATCAGGCACTTCATTGGAGGAAACCCATTGAACTGTTGTATTcgtcgtgccacgacattaactaaggtgtgttgggaggcaacccaattagTAGTTGATTTTAGTGCAGttaagatttttcttttatttttaggtaCTAATAAGTTGCAGGTGAGTTTGGGCGTGTGATAAGTACACCAGGCGCTGAAGGGATCAACCCGGAGATAGGTAAAAGTGGTGAGAGAGGAAAAATTCCGGAGGTCAGGTCCGCGGCCCCGCTCAGACCACGCATAATGCATCTCACACTACCTCGCGTACATTGCAACGTCCGTAGCCACTGATCGACCGCGCTTGGATCACGTATATTGGGTTTCACATTGCCTCATATGCTTGGCTGTGCTTGGACCGCGGACCGACCGTGCACTGAGTGCCGTCTGCAAGCTTAGTTagcattaatttttattttatttattctttctcttttattcttAATATTCTAATTACtaatatcccccccccccccacacacacacacacacgcctGATATCCCCtaccctttttttctctctcttaactCATATAACTGATCCCCCACCCCAAACCATCCCTTACAAATCAAAACACATAATCTTTTTCTCTCTTCCAAAAGAACCCCAACCCTTCAACCCCCACAGCATTGATTCCCCCTCCCTCACTCTACCCTCTTCTCTCTTCTAACATCTTCCCCTCACATAACATACTTACAACTCCACCAGGTAAGGGCACTTGTTTACATTCTTGTTGGGTTATTTGAGTTCTTAGTTATATAGTaattttattcttattttgtagTAGATTTCTTCTAGTATTGTTCTCTAGTTACCCTGGTAGGTATGTCGAGGCTGTAGTAGATGTGTCTCTTGACATGTGCGGTTGACATTGGGTTATTTGTGGTTGAGTTGGGATTATCAAATTGTTATTTGGGGGTTCCGGTGAATTGTACACATCAAGTGTTTGTTTAAATGCCATGGTGAGTCATGACTATAATGTGTGACCAATTGTGTGGATCAAGTCTGAGTAACCGCCTTTGGTTTACATCTCTTGTGTTTTGCTGCTAATGATCTTTATTTCAGGTAGTATGACGCCCTCCAAGAAATGCCGAACCACCGGTGCTTCCTGCAGTGGCCAAGCTGGATCCTACATGCCACGAGCTTCAACTCCTTCTCGTAAGTATGATAGTACCAAGTTCGTCTCCAGCGGGGCTCAGGACCGTTTTGGTTACAAGGCATCCAAGAAGCCCATACCGGAGA is a genomic window of Nicotiana tabacum cultivar K326 chromosome 16, ASM71507v2, whole genome shotgun sequence containing:
- the LOC107818610 gene encoding uncharacterized protein LOC107818610; the encoded protein is MLKQIQVNIPLIDALKEMPGYAKMMKDLMSCKFDFQDLTTVTLTQTCSVVVTRPIAEKLSDPRSFTIPCTIGNYAFAKALCDLGASINLMPLAIYKKLGIRRARPTSMLRHMVDRTVKRPSGILDDVLVQVGKFVFPADFVILDCRIDKEILIILGRPFFPTRRSLIDCETGELK